A genomic window from Sorex araneus isolate mSorAra2 chromosome 2, mSorAra2.pri, whole genome shotgun sequence includes:
- the GALNT10 gene encoding polypeptide N-acetylgalactosaminyltransferase 10, producing MRRREKRLLQAAALVLAALVLAPNVGLWALHRERRPDGSPGAAPRQGSHAERKTMGAGLALKDWHDLEAMRADALRVGPGEQGRPYPMTDAERVEQAYRENGFNIYVSDRISLNRSLPDIRHPNCNNKRYLETLPNTSIIIPFHNEGWSSLLRTVHSVLRRSPPQLLAEVLLVDDFSDREHLQKPLEDYMAQFPSVKILRAKKREGLIRTRMLGAAAATGDVITFLDSHCEANVNWLPPLLDRIARNRRTIVCPMIDVIDHDDFHYETQAGDAMRGAFDWEMYYKRIPIPPELQKADASDPFESPVMAGGLFAVDRKWFWELGGYDAGLEIWGGEQYEISFKVWMCGGRMEDIPCSRVGHIYRKYVPYKVPAGVSLARNLKRVAEVWMDEYAEHMYQRRPEYRHLSAGDVAAQKQLRARLGCKSFKWFMTEIAWDLPKYYPPVEPPAAAWGELRNAGTGLCADTKHGASGSPLRLDSCVLGLGEAAWSSMQLFTLTWREDIRPGDPQHTKKLCLDAVSHMSPVTLYDCHSMKGNQLWRYRPDKSLYHPVSGSCMDCSAGDRRVFMSACDPSSPTQRWLFQFTNATVLGQFSGS from the exons ATGCGGCGGCGGGAGAAGCGGCTGCTGCAGGCGGCGGCGCTGGTGCTGGCGGCGCTGGTgctggcgcccaacgtggggctGTGGGCGCTGCACCGCGAGCGGCGGCCCGACGGCTCCCCCGGGGCTGCCCCCCGGCAG GGTTCGCACGCTGAGCGGAAGACGAtgggagcagggctggccctGAAGGACTGGCACGACCTGGAAGCCATGAGGGCGGACGCGCTGCGCGTAG GGCCCGGCGAGCAGGGGAGGCCCTACCCCATGACGGACGCCGAGAGAGTGGAGCAGGCCTACCGGGAGAACGGTTTCAACATCTACGTCAGCGACCGGATCTCCCTGAACCGCTCCCTCCCGGACATCCGGCACCCAAA CTGCAACAACAAACGCTACCTGGAGACGCTGCCAAACACCAGCATCATCATCCCCTTCCACAACGAGGGCTGGTCGTCCCTGCTGCGCACCGTGCACAGCGTGCTCCGCCGCTCCCCGCCCCAGCTGCTGGCCGAGGTGCTGCTGGTGGACGACTTCAGCGACAGAG AGCACCTGCAGAAGCCTCTGGAAGACTACATGGCACAGTTCCCCAGCGTCAAGATCCTCCGCGCCAAGAAGAGGGAGGGGCTGATCAGGACCCGGATGCTGGGGGCCGCGGCCGCCACTGGTGACGTCATCACTTTCCTGGACTCCCACTGTGAGGCCAATGTCAACTGGCTGCCGCCCCTGCTGG ACCGCATTGCTCGGAACCGCCGGACCATCGTGTGCCCCATGATTGACGTCATTGACCACGACGACTTCCACTATGAGACGCAGGCCGGGGATGCCATGCGGGGCGCCTTTGACTGGGAGATGTACTACAAGCGCATCCCCATCCCCCCCGAGCTGCAGAAGGCCGACGCCAGCGACCCCTTCGA GTCGCCCGTGATGGCCGGAGGGCTGTTTGCCGTGGACCGGAAGTGGTTCTGGGAGCTGGGAGGGTACGACGCAGGCCTGGAGATCTGGGGCGGGGAGCAGTACGAGATCTCCTTCAAG GTGTGGATGTGCGGGGGCCGTATGGAGGACATCCCCTGCTCCCGCGTGGGCCACATCTACCGCAAGTACGTGCCCTACAAGGTGCCCGCCGGAGTCAGCCTGGCCCGG AACCTGAAGCGTGTGGCGGAGGTGTGGATGGACGAGTATGCCGAGCACATGTACCAGCGGAGGCCCGAGTACCGGCACCTCTCGGCGGGGGACGTGGCCGCACAGAAGCAGCTCCGAGCGCGGCTGGGCTGCAAGAGCTTCAAGTGGTTCATGACCGAGATCGCCTGGGACCTGCCCAAGTACTACCCACCCGTGgagccgcccgccgccgcctggGGGGAG TTACGCAACGCGGGCACGGGGCTGTGCGCGGACACCAAGCACGGGGCCTCGGGCTCCCCATTGCGGCTGGACAGCTGCGTGCTGGGCCTCGGCGAGGCGGCCTGGAGCAGCATGCAG CTGTTCACGCTCACCTGGAGGGAGGACATCCGACCCGGGGACCCCCAGCACACCAAGAAGCTCTGCCTGGACGCCGTGTCACACATGAGCCCCGTCACACTCTACGACTGCCACAGTATGAAGGGGAACCAGCTGTGGAGATACCGCCCG GACAAGAGCCTGTACCACCCGGTGAGCGGCAGCTGCATGGACTGCAGTGCGGGGGACCGGCGGGTCTTCATGAGCGCCTGCGACCCCTCGTCTCCCACCCAGCGGTGGCTGTTCCAGTTCACCAACGCCACCGTCCTGGGCCAGTTCAGCGGGTCCTGA